CTAAGTTGACCGGATCTGATCTTTCAGAAGAGATCTTGAAAACTTGGGATGCTTCCAAAAAATATTTCGTGAAAGTTACTCCTAAATAAAGTAACATTCCGATCAATTTGTCCGATCTAGGGGCAAGGTTGTAATGAGTTCGAAGTGAATTCGGACTTAAAAGACCTTGCCCTCTCTATGTACGGATGATAGACTGGTTTTGGCATTCGTCTTGCTGAAAGGAAAGTTACGAATTGTTAAGATTACATATAATTCTGGCCTTTGTGGCAACAGCTTTGCTCTTTGCCGTCGCAGATAGACAGCAAAGGCGGGATAGAGAAGAACCCGATTTCTCTTCTTCTCCCTTATTGAGTGTGATGGAGGGGGAGATTTCCGACCACAATACTCATCCTACATTCAAGTTCTCATTTTCAGATCTCAAGATAAGAGCTAGAACATTATCTAAACTACGTTACATTCCACCTAAACATTCCACTACAGATTTTTTGAAAGGTCTACCCTGGAACCAATACAAGAACATATTCTTTCGTCCTGAAAAATCAGTTTGGAAGAAGGAAGGAAATCCTTTCCAGCTACAGTTTTTGCATCCGGGTCATTTGTATAATACGAATGTACGGGTTTTCGAAGTAAGAGGGGACTATGCGAGAGAGATCCCATACGATCCTGCTTCATTCGATCTATCTAAACTAAAAGGTGTAGGAGAGCTTCCGCCTAATCTAGGTTATTCGGGTTTTAAGATCCATTTTCCGATCAATACACAAGAGCATACGGACGAGTTCGCAGTTTTCCAAGGTGCAAGTTATTATAGGATCATTTCTAAAAAACAATGGTATGGTCTTTCCGCTCGCGGGATCGCAGTCAATACCGGTATGCCTTATCCGGAAGACTTTCCTTCCTTTAGGGAGTTCTATGTTGTCAAACCGGACAAGACAGACTCTACGATTACGGTTTATGCTTTATTAGATGGAAGGACCGCCACAGGAGCCTACGAATTCCAGATCACCCCAGGAAAGGTTTCCGCCGTAAAAGTAAATGCAGAGGTAATTCTTAGGACCAAGGTAGATCGGCTCGGGATTGCTCCTTTGACCAGTATGTATTGGTACAGCGAGACTAGGGGAATTCCTAAGGGACAGGCTTATCCTGAGTCTCACGATTCGGACGGATTACTGATCCATTCCGGAAAAGGAGAATGGATTTGGAGGCCTCTGGACAATCCGAAACGTAGCACAACGTATTCTTTCTCGGATGAAAATCCGAGAGGTTTTGGGCTCATCCAAAGAGACCGAGAATTCCAGAATTACCAACATAGCGAGATGAAATACCAACTCAGACCAAGCGCCTGGGTGGAGCCTGAAATTCCTTTTGGCAAAGGTTCTATTCATCTTTTGGAAAACCCGACCGTTCAGGATTCGGACGATAATATGGGAGCCTATTGGATGCCGGAGCCTCTTCCTCAGCCAGGAACTCCATTCGATTTTTCTTATACAGTTCGTTGGCCGGATACGGATCCGCTTCCTGACTCTATGGCAAAGGTCGTAGCCACTCGGATCGGAGACGCACAAGGAGATCCTGATCTGAAAATGTTCTATGTGGATTTCAAAAGTTCTAATTTAAGTTCTTTGGATCCGTTTGCATACATCCAAGCCAGAATAGATACCGGAGAAAATGCAGAATTATCCGAATATTCCGTTCAAAAGATAGAAGAGACAGGAGTATGGAGACTTACCTTCGGAGTGTATCCTAAAAATAAATTTAGGCCCTCCGATCTGAAAGCAGCATTGAGCAGAAACCAAGAGATCATTTCTGAAACCTGGAATTTCGTACTTGAGCCGAACTAAGAGAAAACAGGAAGATCTGAGCGACTCAGATCTTATGAAAAATCTTCATCTTTCCAAAGAATGGGAACGCTTGGAACTTTACCTGAGAGGAATGGGGATCGAAGATAGTTTGGAAATCCATAATACTCTTTCTAAGGTTTTCGAAAAATCCAAATCCTCCGACAAGAATATATTCGAAATTTTTAAAGAAGAAACTTCCGCAAAATTACATCGTGATTGGGAGAGTCGCCTACCTCCTTTGGAACCGGGCTCCATGGTGCCTAGACCTATCGATTTTGGACCGCTTGCGGATCTGGTTTCTCCTTCTGCGGAAAAACCGGAGCCTGTTGCCTTGGTTCTGACCGCGTTATTTTGGGCTGCTGTTTATATATCTCTAGCTTTCTGGTATTTCTCATGAATGCGGGAACTTTTCCTACGGGTCTTGCGGAGCCGGATGGTATCTTAAAGGAAGCGTTCGATTCCAGAAAATTTACGTATAGAAGGTTGGGATTCGTTGGAGTTCTGGGACTTCTATCCTTATTCGGGATCTATTTAGAATATCGTTTTCTTTTAATAAACGGGATCTCTCCTCTGGAATGGGCGACCTTACTCTTATTCTGCTTTTTATTTCCTTTATTAGCGTTCGGAGCTACGACTGCGATTTTTGGTGCAATCCAAAGAATTAGAGGAGGAGATCCTACACGTATCTCAGGTTTGATTGCGGGACAAAAAGTTAGCCCGAAGGAACTCCCACCCACCGCTGTAGTCATTCCGATTCACTGTGAAGATGTGGCCAGAGTTGCAGCCGGTCTAGAATCCATGATGAAGTCTGCAGCCTCAGTTGGCCTGGGGGAGAACCTAGACTTCTTCTTATTATCGGACACTACTGATCCTGATATCTGGCTGCAGGAGGAGAAGGCATTCTCCAAACTTTCCAGAAAACCGGAAACAAAGGGAAGGGTTTATTACAGGAAAAGAAGGATTAACCTAAATAAAAAATCGGGAAATATCGCGGACTTCTGTAGGAGATGGGGAAGACGTTATAGATATATGATCGTCTTAGACGCGGACAGTTTGGTCACAGGTGATTGTATGCTGAATCTGATCCGCCTTATGGAAGCAGTGCCTAACGCAGGCATTATACAAACAGTTCCAAAGATCATCCGAGGCAAAAGTTTATTCCAAAGAATGGCACAATTCGGGACCTGGCTGGGCAATCCAATCTTTGGAGCGGGATCGTATTATTGGCAGGTGTTTTCCGGACCTTTTTGGGGCCATAATGCGATCGTAAGGTTGAAACCTTTTATGGAACACTGCGGACTTCCCGGTTTGCCCGGAGAAAGTGCCGTAGGTGGAAAGATCCTTTCTCACGATACGGTAGAAGCAGCCTTAATTAGAAAAGCTGGATATACAGTTTGGTTCGCATACGACTTAGAAGGCTCTTACGAGGAATGTCCTCCCAATCTTCTAGAAAGTCTGAAAAGAGACAATCGATGGTGCCAAGGAAATTTGCAACATTTCTGGTTTTTGTTCGTCGGAGGCTTACGTATCTCCAGTAGGATCCATATTCTCTTGGGCATCCTATCTTACGGAAGTTCTCTTCTTTGGGCATTGTTACTCGTCGCAACTAGTTTTACAGTTATGGCGGATACGGACTATTACCGTTTGGCTTCTATTCCGGAAGAATGGGCACAATTCCAAGAGAGTATGTATCTTCCCGTATTTTATGGATTGCAGATTTATACTATTCTAATATTGTTCATGCCTAGGATACTTTCCTTTTTGGACGGTCTATTTTTCCGTAGGAAAGAAAGCGGGATCGGATTTTTCTCGTTTATCTTTTCCTTTCTGATCGAGTTTATTCAGTCGGTGATCTTGGCTCCTGCTTATATGGTCCAATACACGCGATTCCTTTGGATGACTTTTTGGAATAGAAAGATAGAATGGGGACCTCAAAACAGGGATTCGACCCAAGGGATCGATAGAATGGCCGCAGCTCGAGCCTTACTTCCCCAAGCATTTTATGGTACAGGAATTTCGATCTGGTTATTCGTGTACTATCCTGTACTTTTTTATTGGTTATTACCGATTACAGGCGGTTGGCTTCTTTCTTATTTCTGGGCAGTATGGACTTCTTCCTCAAAACAAGGAGAAATTTGGAAAAGAAGGGGACTTCTTTTAACTCCGGAAGAAACCAAAGGGAATATTCTTTTGTCAGATACAGAAAATTTGGAAAAAGAATATTCCGAGTTCTTGGATGGAATGGGATCGGGCAGAGGGATTTTTCTTTCGGTTGTGGATCCTCTTCTGTTTCGTTTCCATACTTCTCGTTTGAGGACCAGAAAAAAAGAATCGGATGCACGTAAAAGATATATGGACGTTTTGGTTTCTAGTTGGAAAGAATCCGGTCCTGATTCTTTAAATCCTAAGGAGATGAGTCGACTTCTTTGGGATAAGCGTACATTGAACGATCTTCATTTCTGGTTTTGGGAAACAGATCTTTCTAAAACTCACCCTTGGTGGAAGGAAAGATTTTTAGAATACCAAACCAGGATACGGAAAGAACAGATCGTCTCCTGGTTTAAATAGTTTTAGCGAACTGCTTGGTATACTTCCTCTCTGTCTCCTTTTGAAAATACGAACTGCCAAAGTTGTATTTTTCGAGAACGGAACGCTCCAGCACAGCTTAGAAGATAAAACTCCCACATACGTCTGAATCTTTCTCCGTACTTTTTCTGGATCTGGCTCCATCCATTTTCGAAATTATGATACCAAGCCATAAGCGTCTTGTCATAGTCGGGGCCGAAATTGTGAAGATCTTCCAATACGAAAAGATTCTCACTCGCTTTTGTGATCTGTGCCGCAGAAGGAAGATGTGAATTTGGAAAGATATACTTTTCGATCCATCTATCGGTAACTTTATTAGAATCATTGGAACCGATCGTATGAAGTAAAAATAGTCCCTTCTCCTTTAGAGATTTATAAACTATTTCCATATAGGTCCTGTAATTTTTATAACCCACGTGTTCCATTTGGCCTACGGAAAGGATAGAATCGAAATTGTCTTTTACGTCTCGATAATCCATCAATTCGTATTTTACTTTTAGGTCTTTGGATCTTTCTTCTGCTAACGCCAATTGTTCTTTAGAAACGCTGATTCCGAACACTTCTGTTCCGTATTCTTTGGCGGCATATCTGGCAAGTCCTCCCCAGCCACATCCTATATCCAGGACCTTCATGCCTGGTTGGAGGTCCAACTTCCTGCAAATCAAGTCCATTTTATTTTCTTGGGCCTTGTCTAAGGAGGTAGCATCCTTCCAGTAGGCGCAGGAATAAACCATTTCCTTGTCTAACATCAGCTCGAATAAATCATTTCCAAGATCGTAATGTCTTTCTCCGATCACAAAAGCTCTTCTTTTGGATTGGCGGTTTAATATTATGGATTCTAAATATAGAAATAGATTTCCCCAGGTCTTGGCAGCCTTTTCTATTCCTTTATCTAATAATCTTCTGACTGTTTCGTCGAACCTACCGCATTCAAACCAACCGTTCATGTATGCTTCTCCTAAGCCAAGAGAACCGTTGGTTAATATTTTTTCGAATAGTCTATCGTCCTTTACTTGGATATCCCAATCTGCAGCGCCTCCAAAGCTGACTCCTGCCCTTGCAAATAATTCTTCTACCTTACCGCGAACTCTTTCTTTCCACATAATGTCCTCCCTAAAGATAGATCGCAATGATCCGAGTAAGTTAACCTATTTATGGAAAGAGGAAAAGTAAAAAAATGATAGAGACTCCGTTCTAGTATGGGTTCTTCAAGTAAACAATTGTTAGTTGGAAAGTAAGTTTGTATTCGAGTATTCTTGTGCCCATAAATACATGAAGAAATAAAGGTTTTCTAAAGTTTATTGCCTGAAAGAATTTTTTCCAACTCTGAACTTTTTATTAACACGGAATCCTGATACAACATTAGAGGAGTTTTACCATCCTTCGTTTTAATATCCACTTTTGCTCCTCTCTGTATCAAAAGTTTTGCAGTTTCCGCGTTAGCGTATTTGGACATTACGAGAAGATGAAGTGCAGCATAACCTGCTCCATTTTGGTAATTTGGATCCGCTCCTTTATCTAATAATATGGTTATAACTTCCTTTCTTCCGTAAAAGGCTGCCATGGCAAGTGCTGAGCTAGGTTTTGCCCCTTTTTGTAATAAGAGTGTAACTAAATTTATGATAAGATTGTCGTCTCGAAATGGAGGCGCAAAGACTACAAAATCGATTGCGGTAGCTCCTGATTTGGTCTTTGCATTTACGTCGACGCCATTTTCTAAAAGATATGCAACTGTTTCCAATTGTAAATTAGAGGCTGCATAATGGATAGGCTGCATCCCATTTTCGCTCTCTTGATTTAGCGGAATACCTTCCGCTTTGAATTTTTTAAGGGCATTGATATCTCCGCTATCGGCCGCACTTGCAAGCGGTGAGAGGCAATTTAAGAAATATAAACAAATATACGTTATACATATTGAAAGCCCGAGATGGAAATTTTTTATATCGATCAAATTTTTCATATTACTCCGTTCTGCAAAGCAGCGCTAACTTTATAGAAAGCGATGTAAACATGTCAAATTCGAAATTTTTAGGCGTTTGCTTATATAAGCTCTTTTATGCAGGTTATAATATCGGTTATTGGATCTTTTTGCAGTATTGGATCAGGACGGACGTTAGAGTCTATTGCGTTCTTAGAAGATTTTTCCCAACGGAAAGAAAACAAGTCGTTATGAGAGATATACGAGGATTTATACTGAGATTGTAACGCTTCTACTAAATATTTGTATTCTGGAAAGTTACCCCTATCGGTGTAAAGTATAGGAGTTCCTGAAAAGTAAGATTCGCTTAAGATCCCGTAACCGGGTTTTGTCAATACGAAGTCGCTCGCCCTGAGCAGATCCGGATAATGGCAATGCGGAATGGTAACAATCCCCAGATTATTTTTGGCCTCTATCTTCCATTCTATTCCACCGATCACGATCCTTCTTTTGGATGGGTCCCATTCTTTCCAATCAAAATGAGAAGAGTCTATCCCGTAAGCTCCGAAGGAAAATAGATAATACTCAATGCCTTCTTCGAAGCCGTAATATCTTCTGGCCTCTTCTTTGTTTAGATTTGGCTTGCGACCCAATAATCCGATGTTTTTGGTTTTAAGGATAGAAGTAACCGGACAAGAAAGTGGAAGGACAAGCCCCAGATCGCAGAGTGCGTATTCTTTCTTTAATTCTTTGGAGTATATTTGGAATATAGAAGATTCGTAATATGAATATATATAATCCCAAGTAAAATTCCCTAAAAATAAAGAAGGTATCTTTAGATCGGAAGATATCAGAAAAGGAAGAGATGAAGAATCGGACCAAATGATATCCGGCCTTTCTTTTTTGAGATATTCAGTTTCTAATTGTAAAAGAGAGTTTTTGTTCTTCTTAAATTCTAAGATTTCGGCTTCTGTAGAATCCAGATCCATTCCGAGAGAATCTTTTTGTACGATACCAACATCTGATTTCATTTTTCTGAATCGGATCCTGGATCTGACTTTTCCCCAAATACCGGAAACATCTAAGGAGGAGGCGAATTCTTCTCCTCTGGGAGAATGGATAGTCGCAGACCATTCGGGATTTTGAATTAAAATTTGCAGAATAGCTTCTAAACTGCGGCTGATATGACCGAAGCCGTGGCCGCTTACGTACGCGGAGATATGGACCTTTTTCATTAACGATTCTGTCGAAGTACTTCGTACATTAAAATTCCTGCGGACATTGCCAGATTTAGACTATCCGCCACTCCCTTCATAGGAAGAGAAATATATTGATCGCTTTGGGATCTTGCATATTCGCTTAAGCCGTACTGCTCACTCCCGAAAACAAGCGCGACTTTACCTTTCAGGTTTGCGTCCCAGTATAAGGATTTTGCTTCGGGAGTCACTGCGAATGTTTTGTATCCTGCTTTTTGGAGAATAGGATAGAGTTCTTGGATATCAGACTGGAAAACATCCAAGGTAAATAATGTTCCAGTAGAAGAACGAATAACGTTTGGGTTAAATAGGTCCAGTCTTGGATCTGCAACGAATACCTTATGAAATCCCGCGCCTTCTGCAGTTCTTAAAATAGTACCTAAGTTTCCCGGTTTTTCGACACCTTCGATGACGAGTATAGGGTCGTCCGAAAGTTTTGTTTTGGGAGATAAGGAGAAGTCCGGCAATTCTGCAGTGGCAATCAAACCATCCGGTCTGT
The Leptospira johnsonii DNA segment above includes these coding regions:
- the mdoH gene encoding glucans biosynthesis glucosyltransferase MdoH, with translation MNAGTFPTGLAEPDGILKEAFDSRKFTYRRLGFVGVLGLLSLFGIYLEYRFLLINGISPLEWATLLLFCFLFPLLAFGATTAIFGAIQRIRGGDPTRISGLIAGQKVSPKELPPTAVVIPIHCEDVARVAAGLESMMKSAASVGLGENLDFFLLSDTTDPDIWLQEEKAFSKLSRKPETKGRVYYRKRRINLNKKSGNIADFCRRWGRRYRYMIVLDADSLVTGDCMLNLIRLMEAVPNAGIIQTVPKIIRGKSLFQRMAQFGTWLGNPIFGAGSYYWQVFSGPFWGHNAIVRLKPFMEHCGLPGLPGESAVGGKILSHDTVEAALIRKAGYTVWFAYDLEGSYEECPPNLLESLKRDNRWCQGNLQHFWFLFVGGLRISSRIHILLGILSYGSSLLWALLLVATSFTVMADTDYYRLASIPEEWAQFQESMYLPVFYGLQIYTILILFMPRILSFLDGLFFRRKESGIGFFSFIFSFLIEFIQSVILAPAYMVQYTRFLWMTFWNRKIEWGPQNRDSTQGIDRMAAARALLPQAFYGTGISIWLFVYYPVLFYWLLPITGGWLLSYFWAVWTSSSKQGEIWKRRGLLLTPEETKGNILLSDTENLEKEYSEFLDGMGSGRGIFLSVVDPLLFRFHTSRLRTRKKESDARKRYMDVLVSSWKESGPDSLNPKEMSRLLWDKRTLNDLHFWFWETDLSKTHPWWKERFLEYQTRIRKEQIVSWFK
- a CDS encoding ankyrin repeat domain-containing protein, with the translated sequence MKNLIDIKNFHLGLSICITYICLYFLNCLSPLASAADSGDINALKKFKAEGIPLNQESENGMQPIHYAASNLQLETVAYLLENGVDVNAKTKSGATAIDFVVFAPPFRDDNLIINLVTLLLQKGAKPSSALAMAAFYGRKEVITILLDKGADPNYQNGAGYAALHLLVMSKYANAETAKLLIQRGAKVDIKTKDGKTPLMLYQDSVLIKSSELEKILSGNKL
- a CDS encoding TrmH family RNA methyltransferase; translated protein: MKKDILEISSFSNEKLKYISGLKEKKNREKSGTFFIEGFRELQRAKVSGKIKFEYLLTCPSCYLGENEEGLVSSIDAKTIVVPKQIFEKISYRDRPDGLIATAELPDFSLSPKTKLSDDPILVIEGVEKPGNLGTILRTAEGAGFHKVFVADPRLDLFNPNVIRSSTGTLFTLDVFQSDIQELYPILQKAGYKTFAVTPEAKSLYWDANLKGKVALVFGSEQYGLSEYARSQSDQYISLPMKGVADSLNLAMSAGILMYEVLRQNR
- a CDS encoding glycosyl transferase produces the protein MKKVHISAYVSGHGFGHISRSLEAILQILIQNPEWSATIHSPRGEEFASSLDVSGIWGKVRSRIRFRKMKSDVGIVQKDSLGMDLDSTEAEILEFKKNKNSLLQLETEYLKKERPDIIWSDSSSLPFLISSDLKIPSLFLGNFTWDYIYSYYESSIFQIYSKELKKEYALCDLGLVLPLSCPVTSILKTKNIGLLGRKPNLNKEEARRYYGFEEGIEYYLFSFGAYGIDSSHFDWKEWDPSKRRIVIGGIEWKIEAKNNLGIVTIPHCHYPDLLRASDFVLTKPGYGILSESYFSGTPILYTDRGNFPEYKYLVEALQSQYKSSYISHNDLFSFRWEKSSKNAIDSNVRPDPILQKDPITDIITCIKELI
- the cfa gene encoding cyclopropane fatty acyl phospholipid synthase, whose protein sequence is MWKERVRGKVEELFARAGVSFGGAADWDIQVKDDRLFEKILTNGSLGLGEAYMNGWFECGRFDETVRRLLDKGIEKAAKTWGNLFLYLESIILNRQSKRRAFVIGERHYDLGNDLFELMLDKEMVYSCAYWKDATSLDKAQENKMDLICRKLDLQPGMKVLDIGCGWGGLARYAAKEYGTEVFGISVSKEQLALAEERSKDLKVKYELMDYRDVKDNFDSILSVGQMEHVGYKNYRTYMEIVYKSLKEKGLFLLHTIGSNDSNKVTDRWIEKYIFPNSHLPSAAQITKASENLFVLEDLHNFGPDYDKTLMAWYHNFENGWSQIQKKYGERFRRMWEFYLLSCAGAFRSRKIQLWQFVFSKGDREEVYQAVR
- a CDS encoding glucan biosynthesis protein, giving the protein MLRLHIILAFVATALLFAVADRQQRRDREEPDFSSSPLLSVMEGEISDHNTHPTFKFSFSDLKIRARTLSKLRYIPPKHSTTDFLKGLPWNQYKNIFFRPEKSVWKKEGNPFQLQFLHPGHLYNTNVRVFEVRGDYAREIPYDPASFDLSKLKGVGELPPNLGYSGFKIHFPINTQEHTDEFAVFQGASYYRIISKKQWYGLSARGIAVNTGMPYPEDFPSFREFYVVKPDKTDSTITVYALLDGRTATGAYEFQITPGKVSAVKVNAEVILRTKVDRLGIAPLTSMYWYSETRGIPKGQAYPESHDSDGLLIHSGKGEWIWRPLDNPKRSTTYSFSDENPRGFGLIQRDREFQNYQHSEMKYQLRPSAWVEPEIPFGKGSIHLLENPTVQDSDDNMGAYWMPEPLPQPGTPFDFSYTVRWPDTDPLPDSMAKVVATRIGDAQGDPDLKMFYVDFKSSNLSSLDPFAYIQARIDTGENAELSEYSVQKIEETGVWRLTFGVYPKNKFRPSDLKAALSRNQEIISETWNFVLEPN